The Limanda limanda chromosome 13, fLimLim1.1, whole genome shotgun sequence region CCCCCCCGTGCGTCCCAGGATGACAGGAAGCAGACGAGGACTCTGCTGCcatgtctcctgtgtcctctgaTGCTTCCGTCCCAGCGGCTCCTGGACGTTCACATCCGGTCTCACCGAGCGTCCGGCGGCTTCGGCTGCGTCCGCTGCAGCTGGACGGCCGACAGCTGGGAGGAGCTCGAACCTCATTGGAGGAGCCACTGCAGGAAGgtactgagggaggaagaggaggaggaggaggcggtggcGGCGCCgtgttctgtctgtctgaggaCGTTCAGGAGTGTTGCATCACAAAACGCTCATGGCCACAGTAACTGCTCAGGTCAGTTCTGATGATCTATCTATAATCAGTCCTCAATATTAAAATGATCAGTAATCAACAACTCGTTGATTCTTGCAGAGAGACGGAAGCGCCGACTGATTAGACAAGCAGGAGGCAAGGAGGCGGAGCTTACAGACAGGTGGATGCCCGAGGAACTGTCACAAAAACTTTATTGACATTGTTCTGATGACCCTCTCTGAGCTTTAAATTACCGATCACTTCAATCTTCAAATTCATGTAATGACAGAATGTTCCGTTAACATTAAGATGTTTGTgcgacacagacagacagctggcagccaatcagagaccaGCCTGAGAGTGATGCTTCCTGGTCCGACTGGCAGGCGACTGCAGAGCAACACCAacagcaagaagaagaagaccaggagaaagaaaaagaaagaagaagaaaaagcgGAGGCCAAGGAGACGGAGTTCTGCTGCTCACTGTGTCACAGGTGACTACATTACCCACAACCCCCCAGCCCACACATAAGAAagcctgctgctcctctgtggtGCAAATACAAAGACACATAATGAATAACATAAAGTCAAGGCAAGTTTATGATATGATTTAGTAAATAAGTGGACTTGGAGACCAGCAACTGACGTGACCGGCGTGGGgaataaatacagaataaaagaatgaatagATACAATTAGAAATAAAAGAGTGAAACTAACTAAAATGTAGTAATGGTATGAGGCTGTGTCAACATTTTTagcattgatttaaaagaaCTACGATTTGCAAATGACCTGCAAGTCTCTGGAGCTTGTTTCAAACATGAAGCTGAAAAACTGAACGCTGCTTCTCACCGTTAAGTTTTGACTCTGGAGGCCGAGAGCAGATCAGTTCCAGACGAcctgagggttagggttagggttagatggTTCACGTGAGGTCCTCTAAACCTTTAGAGGATCTCACGTAGCAGGAGATCATCTCAAGCTTTCAGTTCTTTGTAAACCAACAAATTCTTTGATAGACAGGGAGCCAGTGTAAAGATCTCAGACCTCTTGGTGTTGGTGAGGACTCGAGCTGCAGCATTTTGAAATCTGCTTTGAACAAACCATTATGATTGTAAGTCAGCTGAAGATAGTTACATTGACAAGTTTTTCTAAATCAGACATAAATCCTATGATCCTCAATATGTTCTTAAAGGGATGCTCCATCGAAAAATGAGAATTCCCTAATTACTTCCTCACCACAGTGATGGAGTCTCAGGGGGAAACAGTGTAAGAGCAGAATCTAATACAAAAAGTAACTGGTGAGCAAACGTAAACAActacagaaaaaacatttggctcctgtggtgtcatcaagtgtccgtaagccccgaACTTTAACATTAATACCAACAGCTTTATTTGGGCTCATGCAACAAACACCTTTAATTGAAAAAGATATAGAAAATGAGATCACTGGAGATCACTTACAAAAAACACATAAGATGTGTTCACCTTCAAACCTCTATTGCCAAATAATGCGTGGAGGttaggatccactgatgtgtgaAGTAATCGGATTACTGTATAAGTACTGTGGTCAGCAGGATAATTTAATAATCAtgaggtgctttgcattgactGTTTATGGTTGAATGTGGGCGTGTAGAGGGCGGGGCATGTGCGTGTTACATTTAACCATTATTTAtatgaatctgtttttttattgcttACGCCATTTTCTAAACCAACGTAAACAATCACGCACAAAATTACAAAGAGTAGCTGCAGCGTTAGTCCAGGTGTGGCACCTGTTGACTGTGATGTGTCTGATCTAAAGGAAGTTCTCCTCCAGCCTGACGCTGAGGCGCCACCGGGGCGTccacggaggagagagagcgttCAGCTGTCCACACTGTTCCTACTGCAGCCGCCTGAGGGCCTCACTGCTGCAgcacctgaggacacacacaggtaacacaaacctgagcacacacacaggtaacacacacctgagcacacagctaacacacacctgaggatacacacaggtaacacacacctgaggacacacacaggtaacacacacctgagaacacaggtaacacacacctgaggacacacacaggtaacacacacctgaggacacacacaggtaacacacacctgaggacacacacaggtaacacacacaggagcacacagctaacacacacctgagcacacaggtaacacacacctgaggacacacacaggtaacacacacctgagcacacagctaacacacacctgagcacacaggtaacacacacctgagcacacaggtaacacacacctgaggacacacacaggtaacacacacctgagctcacaggtaacacacacctgagcacacaggtaacacacacctgaggacacagcttacacacacctgagcacacaggtaacacacacctgaggacacacacaggtaacacacacctgagcacacagctaacacacacctgagcacacagctaacacacacctgagcacacagctaacacacacctgagcacacagctaacacacacctgagcacacagctaacacacacctgagcacacaggtaacacacacctgaggacacacacaggtaacacacacctgagcacacagctaacacacacctgagcacacagctaacacacacctgagcacacagctaacacacacctgagcacacAGGCGGTAAGTTGAtgactgtgtgttgtgtctcgTCAGGTGAGAAGCCGTACAGGTGTGGTCAGTGTGCGTACGCCTCCATCGACCGCAGCTCGCTGATCAGACACACTCGCACTCACAGTCAAGAGAAACCTCACCGATGTACACACTGTGACTacagcaggtaacacacacactgtgactacagcaggtaacacacacactgtgactacagcaggtaacacacacacacacacacactgtgactacagcaggtaacacacacactgtgactacagcaggtaacacacacacacacactgtgactacagcaggtaacacacacactgtgactacagcaggtaacacacacactgtgactacagcaggtaacacacacacacacacactgtgactacagcaggtaacacacacacacacacactgtgactacagcaggtaacacacacactgtgactacagcaggtaacacacactgtggttGCCATAGTGATGATTGTTAGGGCGGCCCTTGATTACCATAGTAACAGGTTGTGTTTTCCTCAGCATCCAGAAGAAGAGTCTGGACCTCCATGCTCGCCGTCACCACACAGGTGAGGCGTTTCCATGCCGACAGTGTGTGTACTCGAGCCCGGACCgccagctgctgctcagacacGTTCGCAGACACCACGCCCCCTCGCAGCACGCCGCTCTGTGAACCCACCGGTGGCTAAACGCCCTTACTGGACTCTTGGCTTGTGGGCTGAAccacactgatgatgtcacagtcaGACTTTAAAGACGTTTTTATTGATAacgaaaataaaatgtaaaaaactgaatCAGTGTGTGAGTAAGTCAGAGCCGGACTCGTGCTGCGGTGGTGAAGCACGGCGTCCCAACGCTGACGATGATGACATCATTCTGCTGAGCCCCTTGAATCTCTTCATTCACCCTAAAAACAAACTTAGGAATTACTCAGGGACCCTCAACATGACTACATTTAGAAAATCTGTtatgaaagaaggaaaaaaagatctTATTGAACAGATTAGATTTAATTTGACCTTAAGAactgagacagacacactgagATGCTTCGCCTGGAGTCTACTGAACCGTTTCAAGTGTTAACTGGTTTCATAAATATTCAAGGTTCAAGAAGTCGATTGTCATTCCAAACCATGAGGTACTTAGAGAATGAAACAAGTACTGAGGTCCCGGTAAGCAGCAATAAAATACAGCACTACAATCTAAAAACTAgagcaaataagcaaataaaggCAATGAAATAAAGCCAATATAGCAATAGAGTATCAAACGAACTTGGTGTTCCATGTGTTTGAAGctggggatgaagaggagggggccTCCGGTTGTTGCacctccagcctctcctccatctcatcGTTGCGGGAAATTAGTTCCACCAATCCTGTGTCGTCTGCAAACTTGACCTTGTTGGTGCTCGGGAATGTGGCTGAGCAGTCGTAGGTCAGCAGAGTTCACAGCCGGGTCAGGTCACATCGCTGAGGGGAGCCAGGGTCCAGGAGGAAGTGATGTCGTGGATTCTGTAACGGTGGAACAGCTCATGGCTGGCAAAGCAAGAGACTCCCAAACTGATGCTTCACCTGATCACATGACACTGTAGAAACAGCGTGAAGCTAGAAGGAAATATACAAAATGTCATTTCATATTCAATACTAACAGGAAGTTCAagataaacatttattaaaaatcaaatacaaCTACTAAAAATATCTAAACATTAAGGCAAAGAACCCCAAACCCTATAGCATAGATATTAAATACAACGTGAGAAGTTTGACCGGTTAATCAGAAGTGATCCGGCTGAAACTGGTTCACGTGAACACGACTCACGCTGTGCACGGCAATGTAAACAAAGACCAGCTGACCACACCCACTCGCCTGTAGCAAAGGGAAGGAAACCGCCTCCTACCTCATTCCACTAGTGAGAGGTGAGTCAGCAAATTCAAAGGACAACAATttactaatttaaaaaaaatacttaggAGAATATGAATAACTAAAATAAACCCAATTACTCTGCTGTGAGAGGaatctgctcctccctcctgaGTGACCTTCCTCTCCGTGTGGTcaaccagtaacctgctagtggtcagccagtaacctgctagtggtcaaccagtaacctgctagtggtcagcctgtaacctgctagtggtcaaccagtaacctgctagtgtcaaccagtaacctgctagtggtcagccagtaacctgctagtggtcaaccagtaacctgctagtggtcaaccagtaacctgctagtggtcaaccagtaacctgctagtggtcaaccagtaacctgctagtggtcagcCTGTAACCTGCTAGTTGTCAgccagtaacctgctagtggtcaaccagtaacctgctagtggtcaaccagtaacctgctagtggtcaaccagtaacctgctagtgtcaaccagtaacctgctagtggtcaaccagtaacctgctagtggtcaaccagtaacctgctagtggtcaaccagtaacctgctagtggtcaaccagtaacctgctagtggtcaaccagtaacctgctagtggtcagcCTGTAACCTGCTAGTTGTCAgccagtaacctgctagtggtcaaccagtaacctgctagtggtcaaccagtaacctgctagtggtcaaccagtaacctgctagtgtcaaccagtaacctgctagtggtcaaccagtaacctgctagtggtcaaccagtaacctgctagtggtcaaccagtaacctgctagtggtcaaccagtaacctgctagtggtcaaccagtaacctgctagtggtcagcCTGTAACCTGCTAGTTGTCAgccagtaacctgctagtggtcaaccagtaacctgctagtggtcaacctgtaacctgctagtggtcaaccagtaacctgctagtggtcaaccagtaacctgctagtggtcaaccagtaacctgctagtggtcaaccagtaacctgctagtggtcagcctgtaacctgctagtggtcaaccagtaacctgctagtggtcaaccagtaacctgctagtggtcagccagtaacctgctagtggtcaaccagtaacctgctagtggtcagccagtaacctgctagtggtcaaccagtaacctgctagtggtcaaccagtaacctgctagtggtcagccagtaacctgctagtggtcagcctgtaacctgctagtggtcaaccagtaacctgctagtggtcagcctgtaacctgctagtggtcagcctgtaacctgctagtggtcaaccagtaacctgctagtggtcagccagtaacctgctagtggtcaaccagtaacctgctagtggtcaacccgtaacctgctagtggtcagccagtaacctgctagtggtcaaccagtaacctgctagtggtcaaccagtaacctgctagtggtcagcctgtaacctgctagtggtcaaccagtaacctgctagtggtcagccagtaacctgctagtggtcagccagtaacctgctagtggtcaaccagtaacctgctagtggtcaaccagtaacctgctagtggtcagcctgtaacctgctagtggtcagcctgtaacctgctagtggtcagccagtaacctgctagtggtcaaccagtaacctgctagtggtcaacccgtaacctgctagtggtcaaccagtaacctgctagtggtcagcctgtaacctgctagtggtcaaccagtaacctgctagtggtcaacccgtaacctgctagtggtcaaccagtaacctgctagtggtcaaccagtaacctgctagtggtcagcctgtaacctgctagtggtcagcctgtaacctgctagtggtcagccagtaacctgctagtggtcaaccagtaacctgctagtggtcagccagtaacctgctagtggtcaaccagtaacctgctagtggtcaacaaccagtaacctgctagtggtcagccagtaacctgctagtggtcaaccagtaacctgctagtggtcaacaaccagtaacctgctagtggtcaaccagtaacctgctagtggtcagcCTGTAACCTGCTAGTTGTCAgccagtaacctgctagtggtcagcctgtaacctgctagtggtcagccagtaacctgctagtggtcaacccgtaacctgctagtggtcaaccagtaacctgctagtggtcagccag contains the following coding sequences:
- the si:dkey-154p10.3 gene encoding oocyte zinc finger protein XlCOF6, whose amino-acid sequence is MAQSAHLMTLGLCRTSAAKHPPPPSPTQHLPPPERPPRASQDDRKQTRTLLPCLLCPLMLPSQRLLDVHIRSHRASGGFGCVRCSWTADSWEELEPHWRSHCRKVLREEEEEEEAVAAPCSVCLRTFRSVASQNAHGHSNCSERRKRRLIRQAGGKEAELTDRQTAGSQSETSLRVMLPGPTGRRLQSNTNSKKKKTRRKKKKEEEKAEAKETEFCCSLCHRKFSSSLTLRRHRGVHGGERAFSCPHCSYCSRLRASLLQHLRTHTGEKPYRCGQCAYASIDRSSLIRHTRTHSQEKPHRCTHCDYSSIQKKSLDLHARRHHTGEAFPCRQCVYSSPDRQLLLRHVRRHHAPSQHAAL